One Phyllopteryx taeniolatus isolate TA_2022b chromosome 12, UOR_Ptae_1.2, whole genome shotgun sequence genomic window, acaaaaataaattcagattTCCATTTGTTAATTTTCTATAGATTTTTTAATGTAGTATAACTttttcagtttcaagttatttcagtgaccgtttgtgagtttttctttttttgtggctgtGTGTATATTCATTCACTCCCAATCCCTGCAGGACTTTGAACGCGAGAAACATGCCCACAGTGTGCTTCAGTTCCAGTTTATTGAAATGAAAGATACACTGAAACAAAGCGAGGAGCTTCTAAATGTGAGTATTTACTTGACAGTGTGAATGAATGTCTGTCCCTGAAAGCAGAGGCAGGTGCCCCGACACGCATGCTAGGATTTCACTTCACGCAGATTttcctttcacacacaaaatatatctttgctttctttttccTTTGCTTTTATTCCAACTGTCTTCTCTTTTGCCGCTGTAGGAGATCCGTCAGTTGCGTATGAAACAGGAGGGTTTTGCTAGGGAGATATCTGATCTACAAGAGACAGTGGAGTGGAAGGATAAGAAAATTGGGGTACGACCCACTTCTGCAGCTTTTGTGTTTTCATCATCGACTTCGGCCAGCATGAAACTGACCTTACTGTTCTTACTTTCTCTTCTAACTCTCGCAAAACGTTTTGCTCTCCTCTCCATTCTGCAATGTAAATCTGCTCAGGCTTTAGAGCGACAAAAAGAATACACAGATGCAATCCGAACTGAGCGAGACGAACTCAGAGAAGAGGTGGTGAAGCTCAAAGATATTCTCAAGGTACACTGTTTGCTAAAGATGTCAAACTTAGTGGAGTCTATGGCAAGGTGCCAAACTTTGTCACCATGCTCTACCCAcagaagaaaaacatatttttttttcagctcatTGCCATTCATGACTTTAGTTATTTATATacatggttcaaatttggtagcgaTCAGAAAAACTCCGGGACAAGTTAGTTTTTGAAGGACTCCTTGAAATGGCCGCTTCAtaccaaaatggcagatttcctGTTCATCTCACGGCATGGGTTCTTCAGACGTTTGTCGGTTGACTCATAatggacatgcctaccaaaATTCATATTGGGATTGGAGGTCTCACCAAGGTGATTTATCTCGGgaagaaggaaagaagaaatTTCATGAGAACGCAGGAAATTGGGTGGGCATGTCTTATCACAGGATAAATGTAAAAGTCTCAAGTACCCTTGCCAgatattgaacaggaagttatacattttgattttgatgcaGCCATTTTGAGCGAATTCTAGTGCTCGTACTTTGACCAACTCGTGCGAGAAAATTTGGCTGAACAAATCCCACTCAGGAGCAGGTATTTTAGCTGGGAGATGTTagttgtcaatttttttttcccaagccaTCTTATGTGGGTGGGAGCATGTCGTCAAAGTTTCATGATCTTTTCAAAGATTTGCCATGAAAAGGCGGTATATATGCTTGCTTACATTTGTAGTAGTACTGAAGTACTTTTGCACCTAAACTTAAAATTTAccttactatttttttatttttcagaatgACTTATATGAATTAGTTATATGTAAAATTAAGACTCagaatagtttttgttttgtccagaAACACGGAATAGTACTGGGACCTGATCTGAGCATCAATGGCGATGCCGGTGAGACAGAAACAGACGTCACCACCAGTGGAGACACCGCTCCCCAACCGACTCAGGGTTCGCCGACTTCTCCACCGGAGGGGAACAACATGCTCGGTAAAATGCACTTGGGAACAAAGCATGTTTTCTCTTTTGCATGGCTTTGCACCAAACCAACTGAAGATTTTCAGTTTCAAATGTACACTACGAGTACCGTAATTCCTTGTGTATAATACACTCTTGAGTATGATACCCAAATTCGCACTTCCGCAGCTGGCTTTTCCTTCTACCTACGTATAATACACATCAGAGAATTGCTGTTATGGTATCTGTCGCATATTGTCAGATGCCGTACTGGTACAAGAGTTACGGCAGTGTTACAAAAGGTGTGTTTAGTAAATATGGACATGTCTagtaagcatccatccatccatccatttccaatgCCGCGTATACTGTTCTGCAGTTGAAATCAAAGCCCCATTGGCACACAGTTGTGATACTCAAACATTATTGGACACAACAGTGGCGACGAAGATACACTTTCACTTTGCGCTGCTCCTCTCTTTCCTCGACCTCACTGGTGAGCCGCCAGTTCCATGGTTCTGTTGGCAGTGTTGGCAAAGTACATTTTCTACGCGagctagttcaaagttcaattcacaaattttaaaatgaactcGTTGACTTCgtaattttcaacattttgaactaagttcactttccaaaaacaaacatatatatatatatatatatatatatatatatatatacatatatatatatatatatatatatacacatatacatatatatatatatatatatatatatatatatatatacatacatacatatatccatccatccattttctgagctgggataggctccagcacgcccgcgaccctagtgaggagaagcggctcagaaaatggattgatggatatatgtatgtgtgtatgtgtatgtgtatatatatatgtatatgtatatatatatatatatatatatatatatatatatatatatatatatatacatgtgtatatatatatatgtatatgtatgcatatgtatatatatgtatgtatatatatgtatatgtatatatatatgtatatgtatatatatatatatatgtatatatatatatatatgtatatatatatgtgtatatatatatatgtatatatatatatatatatgtatatatatatatgtatatatatatatttatatgtatatatatatatatatatgtatatatatgtatatgtatatatatatatatatatatgtatatgtatatatatatatatatatatgtatatgtatatatatgtatatatatgtatatgtatatatatatgtatgtatatgtatgtgtgtatgtatatatatgtacatgtatatatatacatgtatatatatatatgtacatgtatatatatacatgtatatatatatatgtacatgtatatatatatatgtatatatatatgtatatgtatatatatatatatatacatatatatatgtgtatatatatatatatatatatatgtatatgtatatatacatatatatatgtgtatatatatatatatatatgtatatgtgtatatatacatatatatatatgtatatatatatatatgtatatgtgtatatatatatatatatatatatgtatatatatatatatatatatatatatgtatatgtgtatatatatatgtatatatatatgtatatatatatatatatatatatatatgtatatgtatatatatatatatatatatatatatatgtatatgtatatatacatatatatgtatatatatatatatgtatatatacatatatatatatgtatatgtatatatgtttatatatatatatgtatatgtatatatacatatatatatatgtatatgtatatatatacatatatatatatatatacatatatatatatatacatatatatatatacatatatatatatatatatatatatgtatatatatatatacatatatatatgtatatatgtatatatatatatatacatatatatatgtatgtatatatgtatatatatatatacatatatatatgtatatatatatatatatacatatatgtatgtgtgtatatatgtatatgtgtatatatatatgtatatatatgtatatgtgtatatatatatgtatatatgtgtatatgtatatatatatatatatatatatatatgtgtgtatatgtatatatgtatatatatatatatgtatatgtatatatatgtatatgtatatatatatatgtatatgtatatatatatatgtatatgtatatatatatatatgtatatgtatatatatatatatgtatatgtatatatatatatatgtatatgtatatatatatatatgtatatgtatatatatatatatatatgtatgtatatatatatatatatatgtatgtatatgtatatatatatatatatgtatatgtatatatatatatatatgtatatatatatgtatatgtatatatatatgtatatgtatatgtatgtatatatatatgtatatgtatatatatgtatatgtatatatatatatatatgtatatatatatatatgtatgtatatatatatgtatatatgtgtatatgtatatatatatatatgtgtatatatatatatatatgtatatatatatatatatatatgtatatatatataatatatatatatgtatatatatatacatatatatacatatatacatatacatatatatatatatatacatatacatatacatatacatacatatatatatatatatatatatatatatatatatgtatgtgtatatatatatattatgtatatatatgtgtatatgtatatatatatatatacatatacacatatacatatatatacataatatacatatatatatatatatatatatatatatatatatatatatatatatatacacatatacatatatatatatatatatatatatatacatacatacatatatccatccatccattttctgagctgggataggctccagcacgcccgcgaccctggtgaggagaagcggctcagaaaatggatggatggatatatgtatgtatgtatgtgtatgtgtatatatatatgtatatgtatgtgtatatatatatgtatatgtatgtgtatatatatgtatgtgtatatatatatatatatatatatatatatatatatatatatgtataagtatatatatatatatatatgtatatgtatatatatatgtatatgtatatatatatatatgtatatgtatatatatatgtatatgtatatgtatatatatatgtatatgtatatatatatatatatatatatgtatatatatatatatatgtatatgtatatatatatatatgtataagtatatatatatatatatatatatatatatgtatatatatatacacgtgtgtatatatatatatatgtatatatatatatatatatatgtatatatatatacacgtgtatatatatatgtatatatatatatacacatgtgtatatatatatgtatatgtatatatatgtatatgtatatgtatatatgtatatgtatatatatgtatatgtatgtatatgtatgtgtgtatgtatatatatgtacatgtatatatatatatgtacatgtatatatatgtatatatatatatgtatatgtatatatatacacatatatatgtatatatgtatatatatatacatatatatatgtatatatatatatatacatatatgtatgtgtgtatatatatatatgtatgtgtgtatatatatatatgtatatgtgtatatatatgtatatatgtgtatatgtgtatatgtatatatatatatgtatatatatgtgtatatgtatatatatatatatatgtatatgtatatatatatatatgtatatgtatatatatgtatatatatatgtatatgtatatgtatatatatatgtatatgtatatatatatatatatatgtatatatatatatatatgtatatatatatatatatatatgtatatatatatatatatgtatatatatgtgtatatgtatatatatatatatatatgtatatatatatatatatgtatatatatatgtatatgtatatatatatgtatatgtatatatatatatatatgtatatatatatgtatatgtatatatatatatgtatatatatatatatgtatatatatatatgtatatatatatatatatatatgtatatatatatatatatatgtatatatatatatatatgtatatatatgtgtatatgtatatgtatatatatatatgtatatatatatatgtatatatatatatatgtatatatatatgtgtatatatgtatatatatatatgtatatatatatgtgtatatatatatatatatatatgtgtatatatatatatatatatatatatatatatgtgtatatatatatgtatatgtatatatatatgtatatatatatatgtgtatatatatatatatatatatgtgtatatatatatatatatatatatgtgtatatgtgtatatatatatattatgtatatatatgtgtatatgtatatatatgtgtatatgtatatgtatatatatgtgtatatgtatatatatatatatatatatatatatatatatacatatacacatatacacatatatacatatatatatatatatatacacatatacatatatatatacacacatacatatatgtatatatatatatatatatatatatatatatatatacatacatatatatatacatatatacatatatatatatatatatgtatatatatatgtatatatgtatatgtatgtatatgtatatatatatatatgtatatgtatatatatatatatgtatatgtatatatatatatgtatgtatatgtatatatgtatatgtatatatatatgtatgtatatatgtatatgtatatatatatatatatatatacgtatatgtatatatgtatacgtatatacatatacatatatatatatgtatgtatgtatatatatatatatatatatatatatatatatgtgtgtgtatatatatgtagtatatatatatatatatatgtatatgtatgtatatatatgtatgtatgtatgtatatatatgtatatgtatgtatatatatatatatatgtatatgtatgtatatatatgtatatgtatgtatatatatatatatatatatatatatgtatgtatgtatatgtgtgtatatatatgtatgtatgtatatgtgtgtatatatatgtaatatctatgtaatatatatatatatatatatatatataatgtatgtatgtatatggacatgtatgtatatatgttaaGCAATAGGGGTAGTTGTATAATACGCACTGtcgattttgctttttttttttttacattttttttatacatgagAAATCATGGTACATTGAGTAACAAGCTTATTTGTGGCACAAATTAAAATCATAAGTCATGGTgccactgtacatattttttccaCAGTGCTCATTTGAATTTTAGTGTACTTTTGTAGTAGCATCTTCAGTTTTTATACCCTCCATGATGCTTCTTATGATACCACTGATTTGCCTTAAACAGTTTAAAGAGGAACTACACACTGCTACCATTAAGGGTGGTCAATCAGACGCTTTAGATCACATACCATCCATTTGTGTTACATTTATCAGTTATTTCTTCGTGTGAATTTTTACTATATCAACAGCATATAGTGACATGAGTCGATGCTTCTAAAAGCAAGTGTGTGTAGTCTCTCTTTTACAGACTTTCCATCATTCTCTGGAAAAATTAAGTAATtttctgtggggaaaaaatctgCATGTCAACACTTACCAGtatattttcttattcaatAGTTTTTCCTCTTTATCCTCATTGTACAGCCAAAAACAGTTTTGTACATTACTTGTAGTATGTGGTGCATTGACTGAGGTAACTGGTGCTGCTGTATTGACACCACACAGATGTTCTGCTTATCGTCGAAAGTTTAATTGCCGTCTTCTCCCTGCCTTCTCTTACATCTCTCGTGCTTCCCCATGGTCCTCCTTCCTCTATGCGGTTCTCTGAATCAACCAGGAGCTTAACCTTGTCTTCCGCTGTCGCTCTTTTACTGAAGGTTACTCTTGAAAATGGTGTCTCCGTTTGGCGTCCTATTACAGTCTGCTCTTCATGATTTCTCAGGAAGGTCAGAGGAGACTCAGTTGAGAAGTAGTGGAAAGGAAGAGGTGGATCAAGAACAACGTCGAGAAGTGTTTGAGGAAGACCAGACGAGTCACCTGAGCGCCGATAGGCTCTCTAATACTGATGAGCCGTCAAGGCCCATTAAAGAAAACGACAGTGGCCTTAGCCAGGACTTGCAGATTGAACTGCCAGTCACAAAAGCCAGGGATGAAATAGTTCTCAGTGCTATAATTCAAGGAAATGCAACAAGTCCTCCTGAAACCCTTCCACGATTCAACTCTGATTTGGAGACAGGCACACAAATAAATGATGGTGACATTGAAGAAAATTCTAATGACATTATTGAAAAGCCAAACAAACACGATACCAATGAGGACATAAATGTGATTAAATTAGAACCAATTGTACAAGCTGTCAAAGACTCAGAATCGTGTCCCCAAGAAGAAGATATAGAAGATAACGAAACAAGTTGCCAAGTAGATGTTAATGAGTCGGAATCATGTACCGAGGAGGAAACCAATGAGATTTATTTATGTACCCAAGTGAATATCAAAGATTCTGAATCTCTTCCCCAAGAAGATATAAAAGATTCTGAATCATGTCCCAAAGAAGATCTAACAGATTCTCAGCCATGTCCCAATGTACAAGGAGCCCAAGATCCAGAAACCTGTCTCCAAGATGTCAAAGTTTTTGAATCACATCCCCAGGAAGAAGACATAAAAGATCAAGAATTATGTTGCGAAGTGGCTGCCAAAGATTCTGCATCATGCCCTCAAGAAGATGTACAAGATTCAAAATCCTATGCCCAAGTAGATGTCAAAGAATTTGAATCATGTCCTCAAGAAGATAACCTAAAAGATCCAGAATCATGTCCACAAGTAGATGTGAAAGATTGTGAATTGCTTCGTCAAGATAGCGTAcaagatttttatttatgtcccCAAGTAGATGTCAAAGATTCAGAATCTTGTCCCCAAGAAGATATAAAAGATTCTGAATCATTTCCCAAAGAAGATCTAACAGATTCTGAACCAAGTACCCAAGTACAAGGTGTCAAAAATTCAGAATCTTGTGACCAAATAGATGTGAAAGATTCTGAATCACATCCCCAAGTAGAAGACAAAAAAGATCCAGAATCTTGTCTCCAAGTAGGGGTCAAAGGTTTTGAATCACATCCCCAAGACATAATAGATCCAGAATTATGTCACCAATTGGAAGCCAAAGATTCTGAATCATGCCCTCTAGGATATACACAAAATTCTAAATCCTATCACCAAGTAGATGAAGTCAAAGATTTTGAATTGTATCCCCAAAAAGAACTAACAAATCCAGAATCTTATCCCGAAGTAGATGTGAAAGCTAATGAATTATGTCCTCAAGAAGGCATACAAAATTTTGACTTGTGTCTCAAAGTAGATGTCAAAGATTTGGAATTGTATCCCCCAAAAGACCTAAAAAATCCTGAATCATATCCCGAAGTAGATATGAAAGATACTGATTTATGTACTCAAGAAGGCATACAAGATTTTGACTTGTGTCTCCAAGTAGATGTAAAAGATTCTGAATCGCATCCCCAAGAAGACATAAAAGATCCAGAATCGTGTGCCCAAGAAGGCCTAAAAAATTCTGAATCGTGTAGCCAAGAAGACATAAACGATTCCAAATCATGTCCCCAAGTACTAGTTGTCAAAGATTCTGAACCTTGTCCACAAGCAGTAGATCCTGAGTCCAACACGGAATTGCAGCATGACACTGCTGAGGCAAGCAGCGACGAGGCAGAAAAAATCTTAACCAAGCCTCCTAAGagtgctaaaaagaaaaaaagaaagaggagagGCAAAAAGAAAGGCGGCTTCCTTGAGGAACAAACTCAACATAGGGACAAAAAGGAAGAAACTGTGACAAATCAAGAAAACATTAAGATAGCAGGCAGAGGTGTAGCTTCAGGAAACAATGGGTCTGCTGCAGAATGTGGCACTGATGGTCACACCATTGAATGCCTCATAGAATACACTGCAGGTCAAGTAGATGTAGCTGAACAGGTGGAACATGCAGAAACCTCAAATGTTCAAAATGCCAAAGAATCCCAGCTGGATCAAATGTTCAATACGGATGAGCAAAACGTACAACATTTAGGATCTGGAAAAGTACAGATAGATGAACCGGAAGCCTTTATTCAGACTTTTTCTCTCACTTTACCACTCATTCAGACAGAAACGgatcaaaatacaaataaaccaaaacaaagTTTGGAATCTCTGGAAGTCCAGGAAGGATGTATTAAGCGTTCTGAGTCAGAGGTCGTTCACAGTGGAGTTAATCGTATTTTTAACTCTGAAAGTCGTGACAAAGACTCCAGTTTAGATTACACCACTAACGTAGCGATTCCAAGCCAAGGTGGCACAAGTCCATCAGGTGTTGTCCATAATGAAGGTGAAATAAGTTCTGAAACTACAAACTGTAATAAAGACTCTGTACCCAGGTTAGATGTCGAAAGTCATGGTCAAATTCCTCATGTTGAGCCTTCTGAATGTCAGAATCATGTATCTGTGATGTTTACCCATGACATTGGTGACAGCCTCCAAGACCCAGAATGGTCACCGTCTGAGCCGACCGCTGCCGTGAATTCTGACACCCTCATCAAGGTTTCTGAGAACGTTCTCGAAAAGGAAACTTTTACAAAGCAAGAGCATGAGGAGCCAGAAGTAGAGAATGTGGACAGGTCTAGAaaggaatgtaaagaattgttCAATTTAGTCAAGCTGGAGAACTCCTCCTGTGACCTCGACAGGGAGCAGATCCTCGTAGAGACTCAGCCTGAAATAGAGAAATTGATGCATGAAGATCAGGTTGTTGAAGCTGCCTCAGACACAAAGGTGCAGACATCAGAGTCTGAGGAAGCAAGATGTGAGGTCAGTAATGACGAATTAGCCCCTGCAGAGGAACCCATGGAGCATGAAAGCAGTCAAGGTGTCCAGATAGATGAAGTGATCACTGGTCTAGGCATCTACCTACAGGACAGTGGGGAAGATtttgatgatgaagatgagaaAGGACATTCCTTTGATTTTGATGACATGGATATAGACGCAGCCATGGAGACACAGTCTGATGAAAACCTGGAGCAGCGGGAAGTTGAGGCTGGTTTTGAAGAAGTCCGATCAGATGAACACAATGCCGATATTAACAGTAATATTGAAAGTCCAAAAGATAGAGAGGTGTCTACAGATGTAGCCACACCAGAAAATCCAGAGCACCTACACGTTGAGGTACCTGTTGAAGAAGTCCTTTCAGGTGAACACAATACCATTAATAACAGTAATATTGAAAATTTGCAGGATAAAGAGGTGTGTACCCATGTTGCCACACCAGATAACGGGTTTAAACATAATTTGGTTGATGTGGAATCCTCACCTGAACATTTGAGAACTGTAGATGACAAAGAGCCTTCCAACACTGGAGTTTCAGAAACcacagacaaagacaaaatcCCCCCTCGAGCTACGTCTTTACCAGTAGAAGAAGCATTGGATGCCATTGAGAAACCGATAGACTTAAATGCAACCCACAGCAACAGAGAGATGCCACTCTCTGGAAAAGATGGGAAGAAAAATGGCAAGAAAGGCAAAAGCAAGGGCAAGGATGACTGCAAGATGACTTAGGGCTTAGATTTCTAATGCAACATGCAGtgtttttcgtttgtttgtttttgttttttttctgttcaggcAGGActtttttcctgacttttttttctgttcaggcaagactttttttcctgactttttttttctgttcaggcAGGACTTTTTTCCTGACAGCACTTTTTTCCTGACTTAATTGAGATCTAGTTTATCAATGGACATGATAAAAAATTGTTTCAGTTGTACATGCCAAAAAAAGAGCAATTAGAATGCGAATTGCAAGTTTTTTCAACAATGGTGTTACATATTGCACCACTTTTTGATGAGTGATGTTTTGGGTTCAAAAGTGAAAGTATGTTTTCTGCTTCTCCAGACGCAGCTACTTAATAGCTCATGTAGTCCActttgctttgtgtttgtgtaaagtgctagtGCGCATAATTGTTTGCCCATGTGTAATGTCACGTCAGTTTGTGTTGGTGTCTTATTTATGCTAATATGatagctaatactattgatgagcctcatgtgaaggtggtttatTTGAGTTGAATAAAGTAACTAATGAATACAGTTGTTTATGTACCATGGGTTCATGAGTGTACATGCTAGCTTCATGAAGTGAATGCTAGTATATGAAGATCTTTGTTTCAAGTGCTTTGCCATCATCTTTGGACACCTACACACAATTATGAACCCC contains:
- the lrrfip1a gene encoding myosin-2 heavy chain isoform X3, producing MGTQGTGRKRNSNKERSTAEDDALNLIAREAEARLAAKRAARAEAREIRMRELERQQKEIFQVQKKYYGLNSKSDDRSDSKWGDIEQWMEDSERYSRPSQTHMLSDDDERMSVGSRGSVRGSSLLLHKSKKKKKHKHKEKDRNGHDDEYSVLSNRASYVSSDLYSLNGVSTGRNPGSTGSYQNSLYEDTLCSGSRRFSGSNSGSHQPLEYSSYRRSNSRTSSRANSAHTSPVDNCGSVASLLRSASSSRGLPRDLDDVTVPDFSDVDDRDYLEKGSRAASALTATTLTSLGGTSSRRGSVETAITVDAETATREIKEIHELKDQIQDVESKYTQNLKEVKDALTEVEEKYRKAMVSNAQLDNEKNNLMYQVDTLKDSLIELEELLCESRREYEEKVKDFEREKHAHSVLQFQFIEMKDTLKQSEELLNEIRQLRMKQEGFAREISDLQETVEWKDKKIGALERQKEYTDAIRTERDELREEVVKLKDILKKHGIVLGPDLSINGDAGETETDVTTSGDTAPQPTQGSPTSPPEGNNMLGRSEETQLRSSGKEEVDQEQRREVFEEDQTSHLSADRLSNTDEPSRPIKENDSGLSQDLQIELPVTKARDEIVLSAIIQGNATSPPETLPRFNSDLETGTQINDGDIEENSNDIIEKPNKHDTNEDINVIKLEPIVQAVKDSESCPQEEDIEDNETSCQVDVNESESCTEEETNEIYLCTQVNIKDSESLPQEDIKDSESCPKEDLTDSQPCPNVQGAQDPETCLQDVKVFESHPQEEDIKDQELCCEVAAKDSASCPQEDVQDSKSYAQVDVKEFESCPQEDNLKDPESCPQVDVKDCELLRQDSVQDFYLCPQVDVKDSESCPQEDIKDSESFPKEDLTDSEPSTQVQGVKNSESCDQIDVKDSESHPQVEDKKDPESCLQVGVKGFESHPQDIIDPELCHQLEAKDSESCPLGYTQNSKSYHQVDEVKDFELYPQKELTNPESYPEVDVKANELCPQEGIQNFDLCLKVDVKDLELYPPKDLKNPESYPEVDMKDTDLCTQEGIQDFDLCLQVDVKDSESHPQEDIKDPESCAQEGLKNSESCSQEDINDSKSCPQVLVVKDSEPCPQAVDPESNTELQHDTAEASSDEAEKILTKPPKSAKKKKRKRRGKKKGGFLEEQTQHRDKKEETVTNQENIKIAGRGVASGNNGSAAECGTDGHTIECLIEYTAGQVDVAEQVEHAETSNVQNAKESQLDQMFNTDEQNVQHLGSGKVQIDEPEAFIQTFSLTLPLIQTETDQNTNKPKQSLESLEVQEGCIKRSESEVVHSGVNRIFNSESRDKDSSLDYTTNVAIPSQGGTSPSGVVHNEGEISSETTNCNKDSVPRLDVESHGQIPHVEPSECQNHVSVMFTHDIGDSLQDPEWSPSEPTAAVNSDTLIKVSENVLEKETFTKQEHEEPEVENVDRSRKECKELFNLVKLENSSCDLDREQILVETQPEIEKLMHEDQVVEAASDTKVQTSESEEARCEVSNDELAPAEEPMEHESSQGVQIDEVITGLGIYLQDSGEDFDDEDEKGHSFDFDDMDIDAAMETQSDENLEQREVEAGFEEVRSDEHNADINSNIESPKDREVSTDVATPENPEHLHVEVPVEEVLSGEHNTINNSNIENLQDKEVCTHVATPDNGFKHNLVDVESSPEHLRTVDDKEPSNTGVSETTDKDKIPPRATSLPVEEALDAIEKPIDLNATHSNREMPLSGKDGKKNGKKGKSKGKDDCKMT
- the lrrfip1a gene encoding uncharacterized protein lrrfip1a isoform X32, producing MGTQGTGRKRNSNKERSTAEDDALNLIAREAEARLAAKRAARAEAREIRMRELERQQKELSDDDERMSVGSRGSVRVDDRDYLEKGSRAASALTATTLTSLGGTSSRRGSVETAITVDAETATREIKDALTEVEEKYRKAMVSNAQLDNEKNNLMYQVDTLKDSLIELEELLCESRREYEEKVKDFEREKHAHSVLQFQFIEMKDTLKQSEELLNKHGIVLGPDLSINGDAGETETDVTTSGDTAPQPTQGSPTSPPEGNNMLGRSEETQLRSSGKEEVDQEQRREVFEEDQTSHLSADRLSNTDEPSRPIKENDSGLSQDLQIELPVTKARDEIVLSAIIQGNATSPPETLPRFNSDLETGTQINDGDIEENSNDIIEKPNKHDTNEDINVIKLEPIVQAVKDSESCPQEEDIEDNETSCQVDVNESESCTEEETNEIYLCTQVNIKDSESLPQEDIKDSESCPKEDLTDSQPCPNVQGAQDPETCLQDVKVFESHPQEEDIKDQELCCEVAAKDSASCPQEDVQDSKSYAQVDVKEFESCPQEDNLKDPESCPQVDVKDCELLRQDSVQDFYLCPQVDVKDSESCPQEDIKDSESFPKEDLTDSEPSTQVQGVKNSESCDQIDVKDSESHPQVEDKKDPESCLQVGVKGFESHPQDIIDPELCHQLEAKDSESCPLGYTQNSKSYHQVDEVKDFELYPQKELTNPESYPEVDVKANELCPQEGIQNFDLCLKVDVKDLELYPPKDLKNPESYPEVDMKDTDLCTQEGIQDFDLCLQVDVKDSESHPQEDIKDPESCAQEGLKNSESCSQEDINDSKSCPQVLVVKDSEPCPQAVDPESNTELQHDTAEASSDEAEKILTKPPKSAKKKKRKRRGKKKGGFLEEQTQHRDKKEETVTNQENIKIAGRGVASGNNGSAAECGTDGHTIECLIEYTAGQVDVAEQVEHAETSNVQNAKESQLDQMFNTDEQNVQHLGSGKVQIDEPEAFIQTFSLTLPLIQTETDQNTNKPKQSLESLEVQEGCIKRSESEVVHSGVNRIFNSESRDKDSSLDYTTNVAIPSQGGTSPSGVVHNEGEISSETTNCNKDSVPRLDVESHGQIPHVEPSECQNHVSVMFTHDIGDSLQDPEWSPSEPTAAVNSDTLIKVSENVLEKETFTKQEHEEPEVENVDRSRKECKELFNLVKLENSSCDLDREQILVETQPEIEKLMHEDQVVEAASDTKVQTSESEEARCEVSNDELAPAEEPMEHESSQGVQIDEVITGLGIYLQDSGEDFDDEDEKGHSFDFDDMDIDAAMETQSDENLEQREVEAGFEEVRSDEHNADINSNIESPKDREVSTDVATPENPEHLHVEVPVEEVLSGEHNTINNSNIENLQDKEVCTHVATPDNGFKHNLVDVESSPEHLRTVDDKEPSNTGVSETTDKDKIPPRATSLPVEEALDAIEKPIDLNATHSNREMPLSGKDGKKNGKKGKSKGKDDCKMT